The Pyrus communis chromosome 9, drPyrComm1.1, whole genome shotgun sequence genome has a segment encoding these proteins:
- the LOC137745142 gene encoding uncharacterized protein At2g37660, chloroplastic, whose translation MADSGASTVLVTGAGGRTGKLVYKKLKGRSDQYVARGLVRTEESKQSVGGADDLYVGDIRDADSILPAIQGIDALIILTSAVPKMKPGFDPTKGGRPEFYFEDGSYPEQVDWIGQKNQIDAAKAAGVKQIVLVGSMGGTDLNNPLNKLANGNILVWKRKAEQYLADSGIPYTIIRAGGLQDKEGGIRELLIGKDDELLKTETRTIARPDVAEVCVQALQFEEAKFKAFDLASKPEGTGTPTKDFKALFSQITTRF comes from the exons ATGGCGGATTCGGGTGCAAGCACCGTCCTTGTCACTGGAGCTGGTGGTAGAactg GTAAACTAGTTTATAAGAAGTTAAAGGGGAGGTCAGACCAGTATGTTGCTAGGGGTCTGGTTAGGACTGAAGAGAGCAAACAGAGCGTTGGCGGAGCAGATGATCTTTATGTTGGAGATATAAGGGATGCTGACAGCATTCTACCTGCAATCCAAGGCATCGATGCTCTCATAATCCTTACAAGCGCTGTGCCTAAGATGAAACCTGGCTTTGATCCGACCAAAGGTGGGAGGCCTGAGTTCTATTTTGAAGACGGGTCGTATCCTGAACAG GTTGATTGGATTGGACAGAAAAACCAAATAGATGCTG CTAAGGCTGCGGGAGTGAAGCAGATTGTGTTAGTTGGGTCTATGGGCGGAACAGATCTTAACAATCCCCTGAACAAATTGGCTAATGGCAACATATTG GTTTGGAAGAGGAAGGCTGAGCAGTATTTGGCTGACTCCGGAATCCCATACACAATCATAAG GGCTGGAGGCTTGCAAGACAAAGAAGGAGGCATCCGTGAACTACTTATAGGGAAGGATGACGAGCTTCTTAAGACCGAAACAAGAACCATCGCTAGACCTGATGTCGCAGAAGTCTGCGTTCAG GCACTGCAGTTCGAGGAGGCCAAGTTCAAGGCATTTGATTTGGCCTCAAAGCCGGAGGGAACTGGGACACCGACCAAGGATTTTAAGGCTTTATTTTCCCAGATCACTACCCGATTTTGA
- the LOC137745875 gene encoding UPF0161 protein At3g09310, whose translation MAVVMLVNYHKPLAIAVHPQSQNPSFNSGKIYPIQYNSCTARRRPIIHGANGDSQSDPNNPQDKEVDSLGVKAALSLLKFYRREISPLMLKSCRYVPTCSEYSMQAYKKYGLAKGSILTAWRICRCNPLGGTGYDPPRWFDEPRLPEELDE comes from the exons ATGGCGGTGGTTATGTTGGTTAACTACCATAAACCTCTGGCTATAGCTGTTCATCCCCAATCCCAAAACCCTAGCTTCAATTCCGGCAAAATTTACCCCATTCAATACAATTCTTGTACGGCTCGTCGTCGCCCAATAATCCATGGAGCCAATGGAGACTCGCAGTCCGACCCAAACAATCCAcaag ATAAGGAAGTGGACAGTTTGGGGGTTAAAGCTGCATTATCTCTACTCAAATTCTACAGAA GGGAAATCTCACCTCTGATGTTGAAGAGTTGCCGTTATGTACCAACCTGCAGTGAGTACTCGATGCAAGCTTACAAGAAGTATGGACTTGCAAAAGGTTCCATCTTGACTGCTTGGCGAATCTGTCGTTGTAATCCTCTTG gTGGGACTGGATATGATCCTCCTCGATGGTTCGACGAGCCAAGGTTGCCTGAAGAACTTGACGAGTGA
- the LOC137745874 gene encoding scarecrow-like protein 9, with amino-acid sequence MTMDPRLRAFSDSFNGVQLGNQPLPILSQPTVVAGSRFDGKTCLDNNYRNFDYPQPGLTPNSVSSYSSVSPEDDSAEDCDFSDVVLKYINQMLMEEDMEEKTCMLQESLELQAAEKSFYEVLGKKYPPSPDLYRGYAGQYGESPGESSSGTWSNYITSTCNSGGYFGDNSSIQSPDGYSSQLQGLPDYSISQSFNGSSTRVSSLDGLVDAPSSSIYTPDLKTESQSVWQFRKGVEEASRFLPSETSLVVDLEANGTSVHAPNVGTGAPFVKEERKDGGEYSSGRSRGKKNLYRDDEDVEEKRSSKQAAVSSESPLRSEMFDVVLLCSTGEGRERLGSLREALQNGMSKSVPQNGQSTGSKGGKGRGKKLSVKKEVVDLRTLLISCAQAAAADDHRTANELLRKVRQHSSPFGDGTQRLAHCFANGLEARLAGTGSQIYKGLVSKRTSAADFLKAYHLYLAASPFKKMSNFVSNVTIRNLAEKSTRLHVIDFGILYGFQWPTLIQRISWREGGPPKVRITGIEFPQPGFRPAERVEETGRRLAAYAENFKVPFEYNAIAKKWETITLEELKIDKDEVLVVNLLYRGKNLLDESVSVDSVRNRVLALIRRINPDVFIHGIVNGAYNAPFFVTRFREALFHFSALFDMLETVVPREDQERMLIEKEILGREAMNVIACEGWERVERPETYKQWQVRNLRAGFEQIPFDRELVKRAAKKVSSLYHKDFVIDENSQWLLQGWKGRTVFALSAWKPA; translated from the coding sequence ATGACCATGGATCCTCGTCTTAGGGCTTTCTCTGATTCTTTCAATGGAGTTCAATTGGGAAACCAACCTTTACCCATTCTTTCACAACCAACCGTTGTAGCCGGATCCCGATTCGATGGTAAAACCTGCTTGGACAATAATTACAGAAATTTCGATTACCCTCAACCCGGTCTTACCCCGAATAGTGTATCTTCGTACTCGAGTGTGAGTCCTGAGGATGATTCTGCCGAAGATTGTGACTTTTCGGATGTAGTCTTGAAGTACATAAACCAGATGCTCATGGAAGAAGATATGGAGGAAAAAACCTGCATGCTTCAAGAGTCGTTGGAGCTTCAAGCGGCCGAGAAGTCATTCTATGAGGTCCTTGGAAAGAAATATCCCCCCTCCCCTGATTTATACCGGGGTTATGCCGGTCAATATGGTGAGAGCCCGGGTGAAAGTTCATCTGGAACTTGGAGTAACTATATCACTAGTACTTGCAACAGTGGTGGTTATTTCGGTGATAATTCCTCGATTCAAAGTCCAGATGGATATTCGTCTCAGTTACAGGGTCTTCCGGATTATAGCATTTCTCAATCATTTAACGGGTCTTCAACTAGGGTCAGTAGCCTCGACGGGCTGGTGGATGCTCCTAGTAGTAGTATTTATACCCCAGATTTGAAGACTGAGAGCCAATCTGTTTGGCAGTTCAGGAAGGGGGTTGAGGAGGCTAGTAGATTTCTCCCTTCCGAGACTAGTTTGGTTGTTGATTTGGAGGCAAATGGGACGTCGGTACATGCGCCAAATGTTGGGACAGGTGCGCCATTTGTCAAGGAGGAGAGAAAGGATGGAGGAGAATATTCTTCTGGTAGGTCAAGGGGAAAGAAGAATCTATATAGGGACGACGAAGATGTGGAGGAAAAAAGGAGCAGCAAGCAAGCCGCTGTTTCGTCTGAATCTCCTCTGCGGTCAGAGATGTTTGATGTTGTATTGCTTTGTAGCACAGGGGAGGGTCGGGAGCGTTTGGGTTCTCTTCGTGAGGCCTTGCAAAATGGAATGAGCAAAAGTGTGCCACAGAACGGGCAATCCACAGGATCTAAGGGAGGAAAAGGTCGTGGTAAGAAACTAAGTGTTAAAAAGGAGGTAGTGGATTTGAGAACCCTCCTAATTAGTTGTGCACAAGCAGCTGCAGCTGATGATCACAGGACCGCAAATGAACTGCTAAGGAAGGTCAGACAACATTCCTCACCTTTTGGAGACGGGACACAGAGACTTGCTCATTGCTTTGCTAATGGCCTTGAGGCACGCTTGGCTGGAACTGGTAGCCAGATTTATAAAGGTCTTGTTAGCAAAAGGACATCGGCTGCCGATTTCTTGAAAGCTTATCATCTGTACCTTGCTGCATCTCCATTTAAGAAGATGTCTAATTTTGTTTCGAACGTCACAATAAGGAATTTAGCAGAAAAATCGACAAGGCTCCACGTCATTGATTTTGGTATCCTTTATGGTTTCCAGTGGCCCACCCTTATTCAACGGATCTCATGGAGGGAAGGCGGACCCCCAAAGGTTCGGATTACTGGAATTGAATTTCCTCAACCAGGATTTCGGCCAGCTGAGCGAGTTGAGGAAACAGGACGACGTTTGGCAGCTTATGCTGAGAATTTCAAAGTGCCGTTTGAGTACAATGCTATTGCAAAGAAATGGGAAACCATTACACTTGAGGAACTCAAGATTGACAAGGATGAAGTTCTTGTTGTGAACCTTTTATATCGGGGTAAGAACTTGCTTGATGAAAGTGTGTCTGTGGATAGCGTAAGAAATAGGGTTCTTGCTTTGATAAGGAGAATCAATCCAGACGTTTTTATCCATGGAATTGTTAACGGAGCGTACAATGCCCCCTTCTTCGTTACCAGATTTCGAGAGGCGTTATTTCATTTTTCTGCGCTGTTTGATATGCTTGAAACTGTTGTTCCACGCGAGGATCAGGAGAGGATGTTAATTGAGAAAGAGATCCTTGGTAGGGAGGCTATGAATGTTATAGCCTGTGAGGGCTGGGAGAGGGTTGAAAGGCCAGAAACGTACAAGCAATGGCAAGTTCGTAACTTGAGGGCTGGATTTGAGCAAATACCTTTTGACCGAGAGCTGGTAAAGAGGGCGGCTAAGAAAGTGAGCTCTCTTTACCACAAGGACTTTGTCATTGATGAAAATAGCCAGTGGCTGTTGCAGGGATGGAAGGGACGAACCGTCTTTGCCCTCTCTGCTTGGAAACCTGCTTAA
- the LOC137745051 gene encoding telomere repeat-binding protein 5-like isoform X2 — protein sequence MVLQRRLEYGFNGYRVPEVPRASRSARGRGPIRSKFEANQIHAFESLASVAGKLLQESKEPLPTNDYCGKDPHFKFDVITKSEQQDKGNLLKEEPCELGSCDEETLLYVHGLQERRESYTLNGVSHSQENFSYEINTVSKSLDSEGINIGRGLGAVDSRIFSGSYFNKVVNDSPLSGETIVDLLKRKRATEPSQDTSIKEERIEFLGSSEDVMEVEERPHELVSSGHDVKTLFSRECKNRGPFLRHRSNIREVNTDDDENTMTKEYEHPPDNGDRTIMNLAASGHDGKIRQVNRSWRTCYAHQRSQKIYPFKKRKLFNWSPLNTSDRGCNCEDIFNSPDKIVNGDNCCAVGSSSTTGQQVPPKSNNLKLSIKSFKVPELFIEVPTTATVGSLKRTVMEAVTSILGDGLHVGILVQGKKVRDDNKTLLQTGISQDDKRHNLGFILEPKRAKLTYPPFSEDPSLVSGRSQELTRHSTSLVSEPGTSDVSMNPPVLSLGGLNGRDFKVPSLAGTSIGKTPPTCQALVAVPPVSMKALAVVPFHRKSGHQEYVQRRIRRPFSVPEVEALVQAVEKLGTGRWRDVKLRAFESEKHRTYVDLKDKWKTLVHTARISPQQRRGEPVPQELLDRVLATHAYWSHRHAKQQVKVAV from the exons ATGGTATTGCAGCGGAGGTTGGAATATGGCTTCAATGGCTACCGGGTGCCTGAGGTTCCTCGAGCTTCTAGATCAGCTAGG GGGAGGGGACCTATCAGGAGTAAATTTGAGGCCAATCAGATTCATGCGTTTGAGAGTTTGGCTAGTGTAGCTGGTAAACTATTGCAGGAGAGCAAAGAGCCTCTGCCAACTAATGATTATTGTGGAAAGGATCCGCATTTCAAATTTGACGTTATTACTAAAAGCGAACAACAGGATAAAGGAAACTTGTTGAAGGAAGAACCTTGTGAGTTGGGAAGCTGTGATGAGGAAACCTTGTTATACGTGCACGGGTTGCAAGAGCGCCGAGAAAGCTATACATTGAATGGGGTTTCACATTCTCAGGAAAATTTTAGTTATGAGATCAACACGGTGTCAAAAAGTTTAGATTCAGAGGGGATCAATATTGGTAGGGGATTGGGTGCAGTTGATAGCAGAATTTTTAGTGGAAGCTATTTTAACAAAGTAGTCAATGACTCTCCCTTATCCGGAGAGACCATTGTAGATCTACTTAAGAGGAAGCGAGCGACTGAACCATCACAGGATACCAGtataaaggaagaaagaatCGAGTTTCTAGGCAGTTCAGAGGATGTAATGGAAGTAGAAGAAAGGCCTCATGAGCTGGTCAGTTCTGGACATGATGTGAAGACTCTGTTTTCAAGGGAGTGCAAAAATCGAGGACCTTTTCTCCGCCACCGTTCTAATATTAGAGAAGTTAATACAGATGATGATGAAAACACCATGACAAAGGAATATGAACACCCACCAGACAACGGTGATAGGACAATAATGAATCTGGCTGCATCCGGGCATG ATGGGAAAATAAGGCAAGTTAACCGCAGTTGGAGAACTTGCTACGCACATCAAAGGTCACAAAAGATTTATCCTTTCAAAAAGAGAAAGCTCTTTAATTGGAGTCCACTCAATACATCTGATAGAGGGTGTAACTGTGAAGACATATTCAACTCCCCCGACAAGATAGTAAATGGCGACAACTGCTGCGCAG TTGGATCATCCTCAACGACGGGTCAGCAAGTGCCTCCCAAGTCTAACAATT TGAAGCTTAGTATTAAATCCTTCAAGGTCCCTGAGCTCTTTATTGAAGTTCCTACAACCGCAACTGTTGGTTCATTGAAG AGGACAGTAATGGAGGCAGTAACGTCAATACTCGGAGATGGATTACATGTTGGCATCCTGGTCCAGGGAAAAAAGGTCAGAGATGACAACAAGACTCTACTTCAGACAGGGATTTCTCAGGATGACAAGCGACataatttgggttttatattGGAGCCCAAACGGGCAAAGCTTACGTACCCTCCATTCAGTGAAGATCCATCTTTGGTATCTGGCAGGTCTCAGGAGTTAACCAG GCATTCGACATCTTTGGTGTCAGAACCGGGGACTTCAGATGTCTCGATGAATCCTCCAGTACTCAGTTTGGGTGGTCTCAATGGTAGAGACTTCAAAGTTCCTTCTCTTGCTGGTACTTCGATTGGCAAAACTCCGCCAACATGCCAAGCTCTTGTTGCAGTTCCACCAGTTAGCATGAAGGCATTGGCTGTGGTTCCTTTCCATCGGAAATCTGGGCATCAAGAGTATGTACAGCGCCGAATCAGGAGACCTTTCTCTGTTCCAGAAGTAGAAGCATTGGTTCAGGCTGTTGAGAAACTTGGAACGGGAAG GTGGCGTGATGTTAAGTTGCGTGCTTTTGAAAGTGAAAAACATCGAACTTACGTGGATTTGAAG GACAAGTGGAAAACACTGGTGCACACAGCAAGGATCTCCCCGCAGCAAAGGAGAGGAGAGCCGGTTCCACAGGAGCTTTTGGACCGGGTCCTTGCCACCCATGCCTACTGGTCTCATCGGCACGCCAAGCAGCAGGTGAAAGTGGCGGTCTGA
- the LOC137745051 gene encoding telomere repeat-binding protein 5-like isoform X1, giving the protein MVLQRRLEYGFNGYRVPEVPRASRSARGRGPIRSKFEANQIHAFESLASVAGKLLQESKEPLPTNDYCGKDPHFKFDVITKSEQQDKGNLLKEEPCELGSCDEETLLYVHGLQERRESYTLNGVSHSQENFSYEINTVSKSLDSEGINIGRGLGAVDSRIFSGSYFNKVVNDSPLSGETIVDLLKRKRATEPSQDTSIKEERIEFLGSSEDVMEVEERPHELVSSGHDVKTLFSRECKNRGPFLRHRSNIREVNTDDDENTMTKEYEHPPDNGDRTIMNLAASGHDGKIRQVNRSWRTCYAHQRSQKIYPFKKRKLFNWSPLNTSDRGCNCEDIFNSPDKIVNGDNCCAAVGSSSTTGQQVPPKSNNLKLSIKSFKVPELFIEVPTTATVGSLKRTVMEAVTSILGDGLHVGILVQGKKVRDDNKTLLQTGISQDDKRHNLGFILEPKRAKLTYPPFSEDPSLVSGRSQELTRHSTSLVSEPGTSDVSMNPPVLSLGGLNGRDFKVPSLAGTSIGKTPPTCQALVAVPPVSMKALAVVPFHRKSGHQEYVQRRIRRPFSVPEVEALVQAVEKLGTGRWRDVKLRAFESEKHRTYVDLKDKWKTLVHTARISPQQRRGEPVPQELLDRVLATHAYWSHRHAKQQVKVAV; this is encoded by the exons ATGGTATTGCAGCGGAGGTTGGAATATGGCTTCAATGGCTACCGGGTGCCTGAGGTTCCTCGAGCTTCTAGATCAGCTAGG GGGAGGGGACCTATCAGGAGTAAATTTGAGGCCAATCAGATTCATGCGTTTGAGAGTTTGGCTAGTGTAGCTGGTAAACTATTGCAGGAGAGCAAAGAGCCTCTGCCAACTAATGATTATTGTGGAAAGGATCCGCATTTCAAATTTGACGTTATTACTAAAAGCGAACAACAGGATAAAGGAAACTTGTTGAAGGAAGAACCTTGTGAGTTGGGAAGCTGTGATGAGGAAACCTTGTTATACGTGCACGGGTTGCAAGAGCGCCGAGAAAGCTATACATTGAATGGGGTTTCACATTCTCAGGAAAATTTTAGTTATGAGATCAACACGGTGTCAAAAAGTTTAGATTCAGAGGGGATCAATATTGGTAGGGGATTGGGTGCAGTTGATAGCAGAATTTTTAGTGGAAGCTATTTTAACAAAGTAGTCAATGACTCTCCCTTATCCGGAGAGACCATTGTAGATCTACTTAAGAGGAAGCGAGCGACTGAACCATCACAGGATACCAGtataaaggaagaaagaatCGAGTTTCTAGGCAGTTCAGAGGATGTAATGGAAGTAGAAGAAAGGCCTCATGAGCTGGTCAGTTCTGGACATGATGTGAAGACTCTGTTTTCAAGGGAGTGCAAAAATCGAGGACCTTTTCTCCGCCACCGTTCTAATATTAGAGAAGTTAATACAGATGATGATGAAAACACCATGACAAAGGAATATGAACACCCACCAGACAACGGTGATAGGACAATAATGAATCTGGCTGCATCCGGGCATG ATGGGAAAATAAGGCAAGTTAACCGCAGTTGGAGAACTTGCTACGCACATCAAAGGTCACAAAAGATTTATCCTTTCAAAAAGAGAAAGCTCTTTAATTGGAGTCCACTCAATACATCTGATAGAGGGTGTAACTGTGAAGACATATTCAACTCCCCCGACAAGATAGTAAATGGCGACAACTGCTGCGCAG CAGTTGGATCATCCTCAACGACGGGTCAGCAAGTGCCTCCCAAGTCTAACAATT TGAAGCTTAGTATTAAATCCTTCAAGGTCCCTGAGCTCTTTATTGAAGTTCCTACAACCGCAACTGTTGGTTCATTGAAG AGGACAGTAATGGAGGCAGTAACGTCAATACTCGGAGATGGATTACATGTTGGCATCCTGGTCCAGGGAAAAAAGGTCAGAGATGACAACAAGACTCTACTTCAGACAGGGATTTCTCAGGATGACAAGCGACataatttgggttttatattGGAGCCCAAACGGGCAAAGCTTACGTACCCTCCATTCAGTGAAGATCCATCTTTGGTATCTGGCAGGTCTCAGGAGTTAACCAG GCATTCGACATCTTTGGTGTCAGAACCGGGGACTTCAGATGTCTCGATGAATCCTCCAGTACTCAGTTTGGGTGGTCTCAATGGTAGAGACTTCAAAGTTCCTTCTCTTGCTGGTACTTCGATTGGCAAAACTCCGCCAACATGCCAAGCTCTTGTTGCAGTTCCACCAGTTAGCATGAAGGCATTGGCTGTGGTTCCTTTCCATCGGAAATCTGGGCATCAAGAGTATGTACAGCGCCGAATCAGGAGACCTTTCTCTGTTCCAGAAGTAGAAGCATTGGTTCAGGCTGTTGAGAAACTTGGAACGGGAAG GTGGCGTGATGTTAAGTTGCGTGCTTTTGAAAGTGAAAAACATCGAACTTACGTGGATTTGAAG GACAAGTGGAAAACACTGGTGCACACAGCAAGGATCTCCCCGCAGCAAAGGAGAGGAGAGCCGGTTCCACAGGAGCTTTTGGACCGGGTCCTTGCCACCCATGCCTACTGGTCTCATCGGCACGCCAAGCAGCAGGTGAAAGTGGCGGTCTGA
- the LOC137745051 gene encoding telomere repeat-binding protein 5-like isoform X3, which translates to MVLQRRLEYGFNGYRVPEVPRASRSARGRGPIRSKFEANQIHAFESLASVAGKLLQESKEPLPTNDYCGKDPHFKFDVITKSEQQDKGNLLKEEPCELGSCDEETLLYVHGLQERRESYTLNGVSHSQENFSYEINTVSKSLDSEGINIDLLKRKRATEPSQDTSIKEERIEFLGSSEDVMEVEERPHELVSSGHDVKTLFSRECKNRGPFLRHRSNIREVNTDDDENTMTKEYEHPPDNGDRTIMNLAASGHDGKIRQVNRSWRTCYAHQRSQKIYPFKKRKLFNWSPLNTSDRGCNCEDIFNSPDKIVNGDNCCAAVGSSSTTGQQVPPKSNNLKLSIKSFKVPELFIEVPTTATVGSLKRTVMEAVTSILGDGLHVGILVQGKKVRDDNKTLLQTGISQDDKRHNLGFILEPKRAKLTYPPFSEDPSLVSGRSQELTRHSTSLVSEPGTSDVSMNPPVLSLGGLNGRDFKVPSLAGTSIGKTPPTCQALVAVPPVSMKALAVVPFHRKSGHQEYVQRRIRRPFSVPEVEALVQAVEKLGTGRWRDVKLRAFESEKHRTYVDLKDKWKTLVHTARISPQQRRGEPVPQELLDRVLATHAYWSHRHAKQQVKVAV; encoded by the exons ATGGTATTGCAGCGGAGGTTGGAATATGGCTTCAATGGCTACCGGGTGCCTGAGGTTCCTCGAGCTTCTAGATCAGCTAGG GGGAGGGGACCTATCAGGAGTAAATTTGAGGCCAATCAGATTCATGCGTTTGAGAGTTTGGCTAGTGTAGCTGGTAAACTATTGCAGGAGAGCAAAGAGCCTCTGCCAACTAATGATTATTGTGGAAAGGATCCGCATTTCAAATTTGACGTTATTACTAAAAGCGAACAACAGGATAAAGGAAACTTGTTGAAGGAAGAACCTTGTGAGTTGGGAAGCTGTGATGAGGAAACCTTGTTATACGTGCACGGGTTGCAAGAGCGCCGAGAAAGCTATACATTGAATGGGGTTTCACATTCTCAGGAAAATTTTAGTTATGAGATCAACACGGTGTCAAAAAGTTTAGATTCAGAGGGGATCAATATTG ATCTACTTAAGAGGAAGCGAGCGACTGAACCATCACAGGATACCAGtataaaggaagaaagaatCGAGTTTCTAGGCAGTTCAGAGGATGTAATGGAAGTAGAAGAAAGGCCTCATGAGCTGGTCAGTTCTGGACATGATGTGAAGACTCTGTTTTCAAGGGAGTGCAAAAATCGAGGACCTTTTCTCCGCCACCGTTCTAATATTAGAGAAGTTAATACAGATGATGATGAAAACACCATGACAAAGGAATATGAACACCCACCAGACAACGGTGATAGGACAATAATGAATCTGGCTGCATCCGGGCATG ATGGGAAAATAAGGCAAGTTAACCGCAGTTGGAGAACTTGCTACGCACATCAAAGGTCACAAAAGATTTATCCTTTCAAAAAGAGAAAGCTCTTTAATTGGAGTCCACTCAATACATCTGATAGAGGGTGTAACTGTGAAGACATATTCAACTCCCCCGACAAGATAGTAAATGGCGACAACTGCTGCGCAG CAGTTGGATCATCCTCAACGACGGGTCAGCAAGTGCCTCCCAAGTCTAACAATT TGAAGCTTAGTATTAAATCCTTCAAGGTCCCTGAGCTCTTTATTGAAGTTCCTACAACCGCAACTGTTGGTTCATTGAAG AGGACAGTAATGGAGGCAGTAACGTCAATACTCGGAGATGGATTACATGTTGGCATCCTGGTCCAGGGAAAAAAGGTCAGAGATGACAACAAGACTCTACTTCAGACAGGGATTTCTCAGGATGACAAGCGACataatttgggttttatattGGAGCCCAAACGGGCAAAGCTTACGTACCCTCCATTCAGTGAAGATCCATCTTTGGTATCTGGCAGGTCTCAGGAGTTAACCAG GCATTCGACATCTTTGGTGTCAGAACCGGGGACTTCAGATGTCTCGATGAATCCTCCAGTACTCAGTTTGGGTGGTCTCAATGGTAGAGACTTCAAAGTTCCTTCTCTTGCTGGTACTTCGATTGGCAAAACTCCGCCAACATGCCAAGCTCTTGTTGCAGTTCCACCAGTTAGCATGAAGGCATTGGCTGTGGTTCCTTTCCATCGGAAATCTGGGCATCAAGAGTATGTACAGCGCCGAATCAGGAGACCTTTCTCTGTTCCAGAAGTAGAAGCATTGGTTCAGGCTGTTGAGAAACTTGGAACGGGAAG GTGGCGTGATGTTAAGTTGCGTGCTTTTGAAAGTGAAAAACATCGAACTTACGTGGATTTGAAG GACAAGTGGAAAACACTGGTGCACACAGCAAGGATCTCCCCGCAGCAAAGGAGAGGAGAGCCGGTTCCACAGGAGCTTTTGGACCGGGTCCTTGCCACCCATGCCTACTGGTCTCATCGGCACGCCAAGCAGCAGGTGAAAGTGGCGGTCTGA
- the LOC137744695 gene encoding oxysterol-binding protein-related protein 3A-like — protein sequence MASNPKDPKQSGGFFASMASTLTNLGSSMTKSVNGIMGYEGLEVINPDGSHEDLEDEARKGRWKQEDRDSYWKIMQKYIGSDVTSLVTLPVLIFEPMTMLQKMAELMEYSHLLDLADECEDPYMRSVYVASFFISVYFAYQRTWKPFNPILGETYEMVNHGGVTFLSEQVSHHPPMSAAHAENEHFIYDITSKVKTKFLGNSVDIYPVGRTHLTLKRDGVEFELAPPPTKVNNLIFGRTWIDSPGDMVLTNLTTGDKVVLYFQPCGWFGSGRYEVDGYVYSSAEEPKILMTGKWNESMSYQPCDAEGEPLPGTELKEVWRVADVPQNDSFQYTHFAHKINSFESAPKKLLASDSRLRPDRYALEQGDLSKAGFEKSSLEERQRAEKKNRLEKGQEFTPRWFDKTDEVFKTTWDDMDVYRYNGKYTEHRAAIDNSDSVEAFDIKSIEFNPWQYEDLAAA from the exons ATGGCTTCCAATCCCAAGGATCCGAAGCAAAGCGGAGGTTTCTTCGCCTCCATGGCTTCCACTTTGACCAATCTCGGTAGCTCCATGACCAAATCCGTCAACGG CATAATGGGTTATGAGGGGCTGGAGGTTATCAATCCAGACGGAAGCCATGAAGATCTTGAAGACGAAGCAAGGAAAGGAAGATGGAAGCAGGAG gaTCGGGATAGTTACTGGAAGATAATGCAGAAATATATTGGCTCTGACGTCACCTCACTGGTGACCCTTCCAGTACTTATTTTTGAGCCGATGACTATGCTACAGAAAATGGCAGAG CTTATGGAATACTCCCATCTGTTAGATCTTGCAGATGAATGTGAGGATCCATACATGAGATCGGTATATGTTG CATCATTTTTCATATCTGTCTACTTTGCCTATCAACGAACCTGGAAGCCATTCAATCCAATACTTGGTGAGACTTATGAAATGGTTAATCATGGGGGCGTTACATTTTTATCAGAACAG GTCAGTCATCACCCTCCTATGAGTGCTGCTCATGCTGAGAATGAGCACTTTATTTATGACATAACTTCAAAGGTGAAAACCAAGTTTTTGGGGAACTCAGTTGATATCTATCCAGTCGGAAG GACGCATTTGACCCTCAAAAGAGATGGTGTAGAATTTGAATTGGCACCCCCTCCAACAAAAGTTAACAACTTAATTTTTGGACGAACATGGATCGATTCACCAGGAGATATGGTTCTGACCAATTTGACCACGGGGGACAAAGTTGTGCTGTATTTTCAACCATGCGGTTGGTTTGG ATCTGGTCGCTATGAAGTAGATGGATATGTTTATAGTTCTGCCGAGGAACCTAAAATATTGATGACTGGAAAATGGAACGAGTCAATGAGTTATCAACCCTGCGACGCAGAAGGGGAACCACTTCCTGGCACTGAACTGAAAGAG GTTTGGAGAGTTGCTGATGTTCCACAGAATGACAGTTTCCAGTACACACATTTTGCACACAAAATAAACAGCTTTGAAAGTGCCCCTAAGAAGTTGTTGGCATCAGATTCTCGCTTGCGTCCTGATAGATACGCACTGGAGCAGGGTGACCTATCCAAAGCCGGTTTTGAGAAGAGCAG TCTGGAGGAGAGGCAGAGAGCTGAGAAGAAAAATCGACTGGAAAAAGGACAGGAGTTTACTCCAAGGTGGTTTGACAAAACAGATGAAGTCTTCAAGACAACATGGGATGACATGGACGTGTACCGTTACAATGGGAAGTACACCGAACACCGGGCTGCAATAGACAACTCAGACAGCGTCGAAGCGTTTGACATCAAATCAATAGAGTTCAACCCCTGGCAATACGAGGATTTGGCTGCTGCTTAA